The DNA region CCGATGCCAGCAGACGACTGGCTGGGTGCAGTTGAAAGGTGAGCCGCTCGTGCTGGGTTGGTGGTATCTCTATGAGACGCGTTGGGTCGAGCGAGGTCGCATCGGCAGCATGAAACACCTCGTGGTAGGCCCACTCCAGGCGGGCAACGTCGGGCAAATAAACGAGCTCCTTGGCCCCGGGAAAGATCGCTAGGAAGTCGGCAAACCGGTCGCCAAACTTATGTAGGTTGCCGGAGCGGGATGGGTGGTGCCGGATATACTGGTATGCGGCGTGCTTAAAGAAGAAATCCCCCACCAAGCGGTCGATCACCGGGTAGATCGCGCGCAAGGCCTCGGTGAGACTGGAAAAGACGTTGTTGCGGTAGACCTGAAGTCGTCGCTCGCCGGTTAAGCCATTGGCCCGGACGGGCACAGCATGCCCCGTATCGGTCGTACCAAACACGTGGTTGGCGAACGCCTGTTGCACCTCATGCAGCGTGGACACGGTAGGTCTCCAGAATATGATCGGCCTTGTGGGCCTCAGCTACTAACACTTCGAGCGGGGGCAGCTCGGTATCCCATTCGATCAGGGTGGGCCTGGGGCCTAGGTGGTCTATGGCTTGCTGATAAAGGACCCACACCGCATCGGCCACGAGCTGGTTGTGGCTGTCGATGATGATCTCGCCGTCCTCGAGCC from Gammaproteobacteria bacterium includes:
- a CDS encoding DNA-binding domain-containing protein; this translates as MSTLHEVQQAFANHVFGTTDTGHAVPVRANGLTGERRLQVYRNNVFSSLTEALRAIYPVIDRLVGDFFFKHAAYQYIRHHPSRSGNLHKFGDRFADFLAIFPGAKELVYLPDVARLEWAYHEVFHAADATSLDPTRLIEIPPTQHERLTFQLHPASRLLASDYPVLRIWEVNQDDYQGDQTVNLDEGAVRLLVIRRDFDITIEPLSDGEFALLHALHQSRTFAQACEAALKTQPDIDLSPCLQKHVVNGTLVDFSL